One part of the Prunus persica cultivar Lovell chromosome G5, Prunus_persica_NCBIv2, whole genome shotgun sequence genome encodes these proteins:
- the LOC18777150 gene encoding protein phosphatase 2C 29, with protein sequence MGSGVSSLSSCFRPVHRTNHHHPDHNDVVFAASEPLDETLGHSFCYVRSSARFLSPTQSDRFISPSNSLRFSPSHEPGARTRPGLHETGFKAISGASVSANSSTPRTVLQLDNIYDDATDSVLGGFGGGVRGSIVNGFESTSSFSALPLQPVPRGGERDPSGPMERAGFFLSGPIERGALSGPLDPNPNAHGPDGQVHFSAPLGGLYVKRRRKKGISGIRKALYRNFSEKKQRPWVVPVLNFVGRKEGPPPPGDEAEPKSETNVQWALGKAGEDRVHVVVSEEQGWLFVGIYDGFNGPDAPEFLMGNLYRAFYNELQGLFWEVDEDDQAPGTEEANNTNPPNVATESEVVVDVKIDGNDSNSNPLAEADRTKRVTFQSEGRRRRLWELLAEAEAEDGLDLSGSERFAFSVDDALTVSNEGSGSAVSRRWLLLSKLKQGLSKHKEGQGHGRKLFPWRFGLEDKEEVEVENTVEERSAPTGRRRKEGPVDHELVLSALSRALQVTENAYLEMTDKVLDTNPELALMGSCLLVVLMRDEDVYVMNLGDSRAIVAHYEPEEGGSSMESRGHKDNGLSAEDITESSSAVANEAPTQAMKLTALQLSTDHSTSIEEEVIRIKNEHPDDKHCIVNDRVKGRLKVTRAFGSAFLVQPKWNDTLLEMFRNEYIGTTPYISCLPSLRHHRLCPSDQFLILSSDGLYQYFSNQEVVSHVENFMEKFPDGDPAQHLIEELLFRAAKKAGMDFHELLDIPQGDRRKYHDDVTVMVISLEGRIWKSSGKYL encoded by the exons ATGGGAAGTGGAGTCTCGAGCCTCTCCTCTTGCTTCCGGCCGGTTCACCGgaccaaccaccaccacccagaCCACAACGACGTCGTCTTCGCGGCCTCTGAGCCGTTGGACGAAACCCTAGGCCACTCTTTCTGCTACGTCCGCTCCTCAGCTCGCTTCCTCTCACCTACTCAGTCGGATCGCTTCATTTCCCCTTCCAACTCGCTCCGGTTCTCTCCCTCTCACGAGCCAGGCGCGAGGACCCGACCCGGCCTGCACGAGACCGGGTTCAAAGCCATATCTGGGGCTTCCGTGAGTGCTAATAGCTCCACTCCCAGAACTGTCCTCCAGCTTGACAATATTTACGACGATGCCACTGACAGTGTTCTCGGTGGTTTCGGAGGTGGAGTCCGGGGGAGCATAGTCAATGGTTTCGAGAGTACGTCGTCGTTTAGCGCCTTGCCTCTTCAGCCCGTGCCACGTGGCGGCGAGCGCGACCCCTCGGGCCCAATGGAGCGGGCTGGGTTCTTCCTCTCCGGCCCAATAGAGCGCGGCGCCCTCTCCGGTCCGCTCGACCCGAACCCGAACGCGCATGGACCGGACGGCCAGGTTCACTTCTCGGCGCCGCTCGGCGGCCTATACGTGAAAAGGAGGCGGAAGAAGGGCATTTCGGGGATTCGGAAGGCGTTGTACCGGAACTTCTCGGAGAAGAAGCAGCGGCCCTGGGTGGTTCCGGTGCTCAATTTCGTTGGACGGAAGGAGGGCCCACCGCCGCCTGGCGACGAGGCGGAGCCCAAGAGCGAGACAAATGTCCAGTGGGCTCTTGGAAAAGCGGGGGAGGATCGCGTACATGTGGTTGTATCGGAAGAACAAGGTTGGTTGTTTGTTGGGATTTACGATGGGTTTAACGGACCTGATGCGCCGGAATTTTTGATGGGCAATCTCTACCGTGCATTTTACAATGAGCTTCAGGGATTGTTTTGGGAGGTTGATGAAGATGATCAAGCCCCAGGAACCGAAGAAGCCAATAACACGAACCCACCAAATGTAGCTACAGAGAGTGAAGTTGTTGTAGATGTTAAAATTGATGGAAATGATTCGAATTCGAACCCCTTGGCTGAAGCTGATCGGACAAAGAGAGTGACCTTTCAATCGGAGGGTAGGAGGCGGCGGCTTTGGGAATTGCTAGCTGAGGCTGAGGCTGAAGACGGGCTTGACCTTTCGGGTTCTGAGAGGTTTGCGTTTTCTGTCGATGACGCACTTACAGTGAGCAATGAGGGTTCTGGTTCTGCAGTTAGTAGACGCTGGCTTTTGCTGTCAAAATTGAAACAGGGATTGTCCAAGCACAAAGAGGGTCAGGGTCATGGTAGGAAGTTGTTTCCATGGAggtttggtttggaggatAAAGAGGAGGTTGAGGTTGAGAATACAGTGGAGGAGAGGTCTGCTCCAACTGGTAGGAGGAGGAAGGAGGGTCCGGTGGATCACGAATTGGTATTGAGTGCATTGTCAAGGGCTTTACAAGTGACTGAGAATGCTTATTTGGAGATGACTGATAAGGTTCTTGATACGAATCCGGAACTTGCTTTGATGGGGTCGTGTTTGTTGGTTGTGCTAATGAGGGATGAGGATGTGTATGTGATGAATTTAGGGGATAGTCGGGCAATTGTTGCTCATTATGAGCCTGAAGAAGGTGGTTCAAGCATGGAATCAAGAGGGCACAAGGATAATGGGTTGAGCGCTGAGGATATAACTGAGTCGTCCTCGGCTGTGGCCAATGAGGCTCCTACTCAGGCAATGAAATTAACCGCACTGCAGCTGTCCACCGACCACAGCACGAGCATTGAAGAA GAAGTAATAAGAATCAAGAATGAACACCCAGATGACAAACATTGTATTGTCAATGATAGAGTGAAAGGTCGTCTTAAAGTTACCAGAGCATTTG GATCTGCATTTTTGGTGCAGCCCAAATGGAATGACACATTGTTGGAAATGTTTCGAAATGAGTACATTGGTACCACACCATACATATCATGTTTGCCTTCTCTCCGTCACCATAGACTCTGTCCTAGTGATCAGTTCTTAATCCTCTCGTCTGATGGTTTGTATCAGTATTTTAGCAATCAGGAAGTAGTTTCTcatgttgaaaattttatgGAGAAGTTCCCAGATGGAGACCCTGCACAACACCTGATAGAGGAGCTTCTTTTCCGTGCTGCAAAGAAAGCTG GAATGGATTTCCATGAATTACTGGACATCCCACAAGGAGACCGCAGGAAGTACCATGACGATGTCACCGTTATGGTTATATCGCTTGAAGGAAGAATTTGGAAGTCATCAGGAAAGTACCTTTGA
- the LOC18775853 gene encoding pentatricopeptide repeat-containing protein At5g46580, chloroplastic → MAATSAVHFTVNSSETKRPIFFTSPFRQIPTKRFNLSCRSTKSPPKSPPDLAEPNSKNNNKKNDDNNNKKNPSLSLSEQLQPLTSTTLSNPPKDQSQLLSKPKSIWVNPAKPKRSVLSLQRQKRSLYSYNPQVRDLRQFAHKLNDCDASQNAFLAALEEIPHPPTRENALLILNSLKPWQKTHMFFNWVKAQNSFPMDTIFYNVTMKSLRFGRQFQLIEELAEEMVSNEIELDNITYSTIITCAKRSKLFDKAVEWFERMYKTGLMPDEVTYSAILDVYAKLGKVEEVLSLYERGRASGWKPDPIAFSVLGKMFGEAGDYDGIRYVLQEMAALGVQPNLVVYNTLLEAMGKAGKPGLARSLFEEMVGSGLKPNEKTLTALVKIYGKARWARDALELWERMRSNEWPMDFILYNTLLNMCADLGLEEEAKKLFEDMKQSEHCRPDSWSYTAMLNIFGSGGNVDGAMGLFEEMSELGIELNVMGCTCLIQCLGKARRFSDMVRVFGVAVERGVKPDDRLCGCLLSVVSLCEKTEDEDKVLSCLQQANPKLVTLVKVLQDKKLGFETIKDEFRDVISGTSVESRRPFCNCLIDICRNKNNHERAHELLYLGTLYGLYPGLHNKTSREWCLDVRSLSIGAAHTALEEWMGTLYKIVQREEALPELFSAQTGTGTHKFSQGLAHSFASHVEKLAAPFRKSEEKAGRFVATREDLVSWVQSQAPSTAITA, encoded by the coding sequence ATGGCTGCTACTTCTGCTGTCCATTTTACTGTGAATTCCTCAGAAACAAAGAGACCCATCTTCTTCACTTCGCCGTTTAGACAAATTCCAACCAAAAGATTCAACCTTTCTTGCAGGTCCACCAAGTCTCCTCCAAAATCTCCACCAGATTTAGCAGAACCCAACAGCAAgaacaacaacaagaagaacgacgacaacaacaacaaaaaaaacccatcttTATCTTTGTCTGAGCAACTCCAGCCTCTAACCTCAACCACTCTCTCCAACCCTCCCAAAGACCAATCCCAATTGCTTTCCAAGCCGAAGTCCATTTGGGTGAACCCCGCCAAGCCCAAACGCTCTGTGCTCTCTCTGCAGAGGCAGAAACGGTCACTTTACTCTTACAATCCTCAGGTGAGAGATCTCAGGCAGTTTGCTCATAAGCTCAATGATTGTGATGCCTCTCAAAATGCTTTCTTGGCTGCTCTTGAAGAAATCCCACACCCACCCACTAGGGAAAATGCGCTTTTGATACTCAATAGCTTGAAGCCATGGCAGAAAACCCATATGTTCTTCAATTGGGTGAAGGCCCAGAATTCATTTCCCATGGATACCATATTCTACAATGTCACAATGAAGTCTTTGAGGTTTGGGAGGCAGTTTCAACTCATTGAAGAGCTTGCTGAGGAGATGGTAAGCAATGAGATTGAGCTTGATAACATTACTTACTCCACTATAATTACTTGTGCCAAGAGGTCCAAGCTTTTTGACAAGGCAGTGGAGTGGTTTGAGAGGATGTACAAGACTGGTTTAATGCCTGATGAGGTGACTTACTCTGCTATTTTAGATGTTTATGCCAAATTGGGAAAGGTTGAGGAGGTTCTTAGTTTATatgagagagggagagctAGTGGGTGGAAACCAGACCCCATTGCATTTTCTGTCTTGGGTAAGATGTTTGGTGAGGCTGGGGACTATGATGGCATTAGGTATGTCTTGCAGGAAATGGCTGCTCTTGGTGTGCAGCCTAATTTGGTTGTGTACAATACTTTGTTAGAGGCAATGGGCAAGGCTGGAAAGCCTGGTTTAGCAAGAAGCTTATTCGAAGAAATGGTGGGATCTGGGCTGAAACCAAATGAGAAAACATTGACAGCGCTTGTTAAGATCTATGGCAAGGCTAGGTGGGCTCGAGATGCTTTGGAATTATGGGAACGAATGAGGTCGAACGAGTGGCCTATGGACTTCATTTTGTATAACACATTGTTGAATATGTGTGCTGACCTTGGTTTGGAGGAGGAAGCTAAGAAGCTTTTCGAGGATATGAAGCAGTCGGAGCATTGTAGGCCGGACAGTTGGAGTTACACGGCAATGTTGAACATTTTTGGGAGTGGAGGGAATGTTGATGGGGCAATGGGGTTGTTTGAAGAAATGTCTGAGTTGGGGATTGAGCTGAATGTCATGGGGTGCACTTGTTTGATTCAGTGCTTGGGGAAAGCTAGAAGATTCAGCGATATGGTTCGAGTCTTTGGTGTTGCAGTTGAAAGAGGGGTTAAACCAGATGATAGGCTTTGTGGGTGCTTACTGTCCGTTGTGTCATTGTGTGAAAAAACGGAGGATGAGGATAAGGTCCTCTCTTGTTTGCAGCAGGCTAATCCCAAGTTGGTTACCCTTGTCAAAGTGCTGCAAGATAAGAAACTTGGGTTTGAGACAATTAAAGATGAGTTCAGGGATGTTATTAGTGGCACGTCGGTTGAATCCCGGAGACCCTTCTGTAATTGCTTGATAGATATAtgcagaaacaaaaacaaccatGAGAGAGCTCATGAGTTGCTCTATCTGGGAACCCTATACGGGTTGTATCCAGGTTTACACAACAAGACTTCGAGGGAGTGGTGTTTGGATGTTAGGTCACTGTCCATTGGTGCAGCTCACACTGCACTTGAAGAGTGGATGGGAACACTCTACAAAATTGTTCAGCGTGAGGAGGCGTTGCCGGAGTTGTTTTCAGCCCAAACGGGTACGGGAACACACAAGTTCTCTCAAGGGCTGGCTCATTCCTTTGCTTCTCATGTGGAGAAATTGGCTGCACCATTTAGAAaaagtgaagagaaagctgGTCGTTTTGTGGCGACCAGGGAGGATTTAGTATCTTGGGTGCAGTCACAGGCTCCATCTACAGCCATCACAGCTTAG